Proteins encoded by one window of Verrucomicrobiia bacterium:
- a CDS encoding glutamine--tRNA ligase/YqeY domain fusion protein: protein MSESQESGPVGSAARDFIRERVAADVAAGRHQQIVTRFPPEPNGYLHIGHAKSICLNFGIARDFGGRCHLRMDDTNPTKEEVEYVQSIAEDVRWLIAGWADDRLGLKVAGQKPVTLTVDGRQDFLIPAVAGSDVGGAGTDVLEPFFASDYFDQLHEYALILIRKGLAYVCDLSAEEIDRYRGAPDRPGQASPFRERTVEENLELFERMRRGEFPDGTRTLRAKIRMESPNIWLRDPVLYRIRHAAHHHAGDAWCIYPMYDFAHGLSDYLEGITHSICTLEFEVHRPLYDWILESLDLPRPRPQQIEFARLNLGYTVMSKRKLLQLVNEGRVTGWDDPRMPTLSGLRRRGVRPEALREFVHSVGVTKYDGLTDVALLEHAIRGDLNRVAERRLAVLRPLRVVLVNLPDGLRETVPATNNPEDPASGTRQVPFTRELFIERDDFLEQPPKGFFRLQPGGEVRLKYAGIIRCQEVVKDDRGEVTELRCAFDEDSRPGGPTSGRKIKGTVHWVSAPEAVEAEVRLYDRLFTVPEPDADGDFRAHLNPRSLETVTARIEPSMADATADRRYQFERIGYFVLDRDSRPGRPVFNRTLSLKDSWAREQKKG, encoded by the coding sequence ATGAGCGAATCTCAAGAGTCCGGGCCGGTCGGATCGGCCGCGCGCGATTTCATCCGGGAACGGGTGGCGGCCGACGTCGCCGCCGGCCGGCACCAGCAGATCGTGACGCGGTTCCCCCCCGAGCCAAACGGGTATCTCCATATCGGGCATGCCAAGAGCATCTGCCTGAACTTCGGCATCGCCCGGGACTTCGGGGGGCGCTGCCACCTGCGCATGGACGACACCAATCCGACCAAGGAGGAGGTCGAATATGTGCAGTCGATCGCCGAGGACGTCCGCTGGCTGATCGCCGGGTGGGCGGACGACCGGCTGGGTCTCAAGGTGGCGGGGCAGAAGCCGGTGACGCTGACCGTGGATGGCCGGCAGGACTTTCTGATTCCCGCGGTGGCGGGTTCGGACGTGGGCGGCGCCGGGACCGACGTGCTCGAGCCGTTCTTCGCCTCGGACTACTTCGATCAATTGCATGAGTACGCGTTGATCCTCATCCGCAAGGGTCTCGCCTACGTCTGCGACCTGTCGGCGGAGGAGATCGACCGGTACCGGGGCGCGCCCGACCGGCCCGGGCAGGCGAGCCCGTTCCGGGAGCGGACCGTCGAGGAGAACCTGGAACTCTTCGAACGGATGCGGCGCGGCGAGTTTCCGGATGGAACGCGGACCCTGCGGGCAAAGATCCGGATGGAATCGCCGAACATCTGGTTGCGGGACCCGGTGCTGTACCGGATCCGGCACGCGGCGCACCACCATGCGGGGGATGCCTGGTGCATCTACCCGATGTACGATTTCGCGCACGGGTTGAGCGATTATCTCGAAGGGATCACCCATTCGATCTGCACCCTCGAGTTCGAGGTGCACCGGCCCCTGTACGACTGGATCCTCGAGAGCCTCGACCTGCCGCGCCCGCGCCCGCAGCAGATCGAGTTCGCCCGCCTGAACCTCGGCTACACGGTGATGAGCAAGCGCAAGCTGCTGCAGCTCGTCAACGAAGGCCGGGTGACCGGCTGGGACGATCCGCGCATGCCCACGCTATCCGGACTTCGCCGCCGCGGCGTCCGCCCCGAGGCGTTGCGGGAATTCGTCCACAGCGTGGGGGTCACCAAGTACGACGGCCTGACCGATGTGGCGCTGCTCGAACACGCCATCCGCGGCGACCTCAACCGAGTCGCGGAACGCCGGCTGGCCGTGCTGCGTCCGCTCAGGGTTGTGCTCGTCAACCTGCCGGATGGGCTTCGCGAGACGGTACCTGCCACCAACAACCCGGAGGATCCGGCTTCGGGGACGCGCCAGGTACCCTTCACCCGCGAGTTGTTCATCGAGCGCGACGACTTCCTCGAGCAGCCGCCCAAGGGCTTCTTCCGTCTTCAACCGGGGGGCGAGGTGCGACTCAAGTACGCGGGCATCATCCGCTGCCAGGAGGTCGTGAAGGATGACCGCGGGGAGGTGACCGAACTCCGCTGCGCCTTCGACGAGGACAGCCGCCCGGGCGGGCCGACCAGCGGCCGCAAGATCAAGGGAACCGTCCACTGGGTCAGCGCCCCCGAGGCCGTCGAGGCCGAGGTGCGCCTGTACGACCGGCTGTTCACCGTTCCGGAACCGGACGCCGACGGGGACTTCCGGGCCCATCTGAACCCCCGCTCGCTCGAGACGGTCACGGCCCGGATCGAGCCGTCCATGGCCGACGCCACGGCCGATCGCCGTTACCAGTTCGAGCGGATCGGGTACTTCGTGCTCGACCGCGACAGCCGCCCGGGGCGGCCGGTCTTCAACCGGACCCTCTCCCTGAAGGATTCCTGGGCCCGGGAGCAAAAGAAGGGTTGA
- a CDS encoding glycosyltransferase family 2 protein yields MIPRDHCHAVIPCLNEAPAIGRLVREAARHLGAVWVIDDASTDGTATAARDAGAHVIQHPATRGKGACLRAGWRAVQEQGIPWALCLDGDGQHRPSDIPHFLENASRTGADLVVGDRMHAADRMPWLRRATNRTLSAWLSRAGGRAFPDSQCGFRLVRTDRLHELVLTTEHFEIESELLLAAARASWRIEFVPIETVYANEHSKIRPFRDAWRWLRWFRHARRNPPAAASPAPGRSAVSALRQPD; encoded by the coding sequence ATGATCCCCCGGGACCATTGCCATGCGGTGATCCCGTGCCTGAACGAAGCGCCCGCCATCGGCAGGCTCGTCCGGGAGGCCGCCCGGCATCTTGGCGCCGTCTGGGTGATCGACGATGCCTCCACCGACGGGACGGCGACGGCGGCCCGCGATGCGGGGGCGCACGTGATCCAGCACCCGGCGACGCGGGGCAAGGGGGCGTGCCTGCGGGCCGGGTGGCGCGCGGTGCAGGAACAGGGGATTCCCTGGGCGCTCTGCCTCGACGGCGACGGCCAGCACCGTCCGTCCGACATCCCGCACTTTCTGGAGAACGCCTCGCGAACCGGGGCGGATCTGGTGGTGGGCGACCGGATGCACGCTGCGGACCGGATGCCGTGGCTGCGCCGGGCGACGAACCGCACCCTGAGCGCCTGGCTGAGCCGGGCGGGCGGGCGCGCGTTTCCCGATTCCCAATGCGGCTTCCGCCTCGTCCGTACGGATCGCCTGCACGAACTCGTCCTGACCACGGAACATTTCGAGATCGAGTCCGAACTGCTGCTGGCCGCCGCCCGGGCGTCCTGGCGGATCGAGTTCGTTCCGATCGAAACCGTGTACGCGAACGAGCACAGCAAGATCCGGCCGTTCCGCGACGCCTGGAGGTGGCTGCGCTGGTTCCGGCACGCGCGGAGAAATCCCCCCGCCGCGGCGTCCCCTGCCCCGGGGCGTTCGGCCGTCAGCGCGCTCCGGCAGCCGGACTGA
- a CDS encoding radical SAM protein: MRGDSGSVERWHGGVGLRGRRQQDLHDRARQLARRQFGNRVFVRGVVEVSNHCREDCAYCGMRRSHRGLNRFRADPDALADLLLEHWPEFVTDLNIQSGEDPVALREVVLPLIRRLRRETALGISVCLGTLDAPAYRALREAGASLYIMKFETAGPDRYQRFRAPGTFEERLDHIRALAASGWRVSSGFIAGLPGETGADLNAAIDLAAQLPLDGCSVSPFIPGNESALSGAPAGDLEDTLNVMALLRLRRPEWVIPAVSALNILSPRDGYLRGLGTGANLVTVNLTPGASRADYLLYRRDRVIMTSERIRAALTSAGLEPSPISLAAHYAGTPREVSRAAAGTAATEPVTVG, from the coding sequence ATGCGCGGGGACTCCGGCAGCGTGGAACGGTGGCATGGCGGGGTGGGCCTGCGGGGCCGCCGTCAGCAGGACCTGCACGACCGGGCACGGCAGCTGGCGCGCCGCCAGTTCGGCAACCGGGTGTTCGTCCGGGGCGTCGTCGAGGTTTCCAACCATTGCCGCGAGGACTGCGCCTACTGCGGGATGCGGCGAAGCCATCGCGGCCTGAACCGGTTTCGGGCCGACCCCGACGCTCTGGCCGACCTGCTGCTCGAACATTGGCCGGAGTTCGTGACCGACTTGAACATCCAGAGCGGGGAGGATCCGGTGGCGCTTCGCGAGGTGGTGCTGCCCCTGATCCGTCGCCTGCGGCGCGAGACCGCCCTGGGCATCAGTGTCTGCCTGGGAACCCTCGATGCGCCAGCCTACCGGGCCCTGCGCGAGGCCGGCGCCAGTCTCTACATCATGAAATTCGAGACGGCCGGTCCGGACCGTTACCAACGGTTCCGGGCTCCTGGGACCTTCGAGGAACGGCTGGATCACATCCGCGCCCTGGCGGCGTCCGGGTGGCGTGTGAGTTCGGGATTCATTGCCGGACTGCCCGGCGAAACCGGGGCCGATCTCAACGCCGCCATCGACCTCGCCGCCCAACTCCCGCTTGATGGCTGCAGCGTCAGTCCGTTCATCCCCGGAAACGAGTCCGCGCTGTCCGGCGCCCCTGCGGGCGACCTTGAGGACACCCTCAATGTCATGGCGCTGCTCCGGCTTCGCCGGCCCGAATGGGTGATTCCCGCCGTGAGCGCCCTCAACATCCTCTCACCGCGGGACGGTTACCTCCGAGGACTCGGCACCGGCGCAAACCTGGTGACGGTCAACCTGACCCCGGGCGCCAGCCGGGCAGACTACCTCCTCTACCGGCGCGACCGCGTCATCATGACCTCGGAGCGCATTCGGGCGGCGCTGACGTCCGCGGGACTCGAGCCTTCGCCCATCAGTCTCGCGGCCCACTATGCGGGCACTCCGCGGGAGGTCTCCCGGGCCGCTGCCGGCACCGCGGCGACCGAACCGGTCACGGTCGGCTGA
- a CDS encoding NAD(P)/FAD-dependent oxidoreductase has translation MSTRPATDSGEDASWDVAIVGGGLAGSAMALLLLRRMPGLRVLMIERSRVFGRRVGEATVEVSTYFLGKVLGLTRHLNEAHLAKQGMRFWFGDAATRGLGDAGEIGTRYLVRLPAYQVDRAVLDAEALDQACAAGAVCWRPAVVHQVELKGSHGQHLTVTHEGTRRSIHARWVVDASGVAALLARQEGWFEVNDSHPTSAAWARWEGVGDWDGIELAAQHPEWARACPGIRGTATNHFMGDGWWAWCIPLKGGDVSVGVVFDERRQTWPAEGTVAERLKGFLDRHPVARELLAGARPRDGDVHWRRRLAYRCRVQAGDGFVLVGDAAGFIDPLYSPGLDWLTYTVCAGARLVESGLRGAALAEPLARHNAAFTRSHRQWFEAVYENKYAYLGDFELMRLAFLLDLGLYYLGVVSQPLRRGDVALVEPIFSTRPSGPVFRLMRTYNRRFAAMADERRRTGRFGRRNRGSRFLFGGYTIEPSSLRPLLGALLGWMRLELREGWRTWGRRAVQPTVTGSVAAVPAAARETSRGVPA, from the coding sequence TTGAGTACGAGGCCCGCCACCGACTCCGGGGAAGATGCGTCGTGGGACGTCGCGATCGTCGGCGGAGGTCTGGCGGGCTCGGCAATGGCCCTGTTGCTGTTGCGCCGGATGCCGGGCCTGCGCGTGCTGATGATCGAGCGAAGCCGGGTCTTCGGGCGCCGGGTCGGCGAGGCCACGGTCGAGGTGAGCACCTATTTCCTGGGGAAGGTGCTCGGACTGACCCGGCACCTGAACGAGGCGCATCTGGCCAAGCAGGGCATGCGATTCTGGTTTGGCGACGCGGCCACCCGGGGGTTGGGCGACGCCGGCGAGATCGGGACCCGCTACCTCGTCCGGCTGCCGGCCTACCAGGTGGACCGGGCGGTTCTCGATGCGGAAGCCTTGGACCAGGCGTGCGCGGCGGGAGCGGTTTGCTGGCGTCCGGCGGTGGTCCACCAGGTGGAACTGAAAGGTTCCCATGGCCAGCACCTCACGGTGACCCACGAAGGAACCCGCCGGTCGATTCACGCCCGCTGGGTGGTGGATGCCTCGGGGGTCGCGGCGCTGCTGGCGCGCCAGGAAGGCTGGTTCGAGGTCAATGACAGTCATCCCACCTCCGCCGCGTGGGCGCGATGGGAAGGCGTGGGCGACTGGGACGGCATCGAACTGGCGGCGCAACATCCGGAATGGGCCCGGGCCTGTCCGGGAATCCGGGGCACGGCCACCAACCACTTCATGGGCGATGGCTGGTGGGCCTGGTGCATTCCCTTGAAGGGGGGCGACGTCAGCGTGGGTGTGGTGTTCGATGAACGACGCCAGACCTGGCCCGCCGAGGGAACGGTCGCGGAACGCCTGAAGGGATTCCTGGACCGTCATCCGGTGGCGAGGGAGTTGCTGGCCGGAGCCCGGCCCCGGGACGGCGATGTCCACTGGCGCCGGCGCCTCGCCTACCGGTGCCGGGTGCAGGCAGGCGACGGGTTTGTGCTGGTGGGGGACGCCGCCGGGTTCATCGATCCGCTGTATTCGCCGGGATTGGACTGGCTGACGTACACGGTCTGCGCGGGCGCCCGGCTGGTCGAGTCGGGTCTGCGCGGGGCGGCGCTGGCGGAACCGCTGGCGCGCCACAATGCGGCGTTCACCCGCAGCCACCGGCAATGGTTCGAGGCCGTGTACGAGAACAAGTACGCCTATCTCGGAGACTTCGAACTGATGCGCCTGGCATTCCTGCTGGACCTCGGCCTTTACTATCTCGGAGTGGTGTCCCAACCCCTGCGCCGCGGCGACGTCGCCCTGGTCGAACCGATCTTCTCCACGCGCCCGTCCGGCCCGGTGTTCCGCCTCATGCGGACCTACAACCGCCGGTTCGCCGCCATGGCGGACGAGCGCCGCCGGACCGGCCGGTTCGGCAGGCGGAACCGAGGTTCGCGCTTCCTGTTCGGCGGCTACACGATCGAACCCTCGAGCCTGCGTCCCCTGCTGGGCGCCCTGCTGGGCTGGATGCGGCTCGAACTGCGGGAAGGCTGGAGGACCTGGGGCCGACGTGCGGTTCAGCCGACCGTGACCGGTTCGGTCGCCGCGGTGCCGGCAGCGGCCCGGGAGACCTCCCGCGGAGTGCCCGCATAG
- a CDS encoding beta-ketoacyl-[acyl-carrier-protein] synthase family protein produces MPVPSHPRIVVSGAGIVTALGQGWRANADALASGRSGFAPVTLFDVSRHRARLAAEVRPLPALEPGRLGPRRLMRMDRAGRLLLAAAREAAEMAGVASDPDRGTWPVALATTSAGMNAGQAYLRQADRTASRRRQFERLDDYFANRHIEDLASDLGWSGPATVLANACASGANAIGHAWEWIRAGRAQVAVTGGYEALSELVFSGFDSLQALSTTSCRPFDRHRDGLGLGEGAAILILETLDRARRRGATPLGELVGYGAATDLHHLTQPDPEGRAALAGMTEACVAAGVSAADVDYLNAHGTGTPHNDAAEAAAIRAWAGDDAGRLAVSSTKGATGHLLGAAGAVEAVICLMALREQWLPPNAPTLEPDPACVFRLLREPGRPEGPQRLELALSNSFGFGGSNASLLFRRWHA; encoded by the coding sequence ATGCCAGTCCCCAGTCATCCCCGGATCGTGGTCTCCGGCGCGGGCATCGTCACGGCCCTGGGACAGGGCTGGCGGGCCAATGCCGATGCCCTCGCCTCGGGACGCTCCGGCTTCGCTCCCGTCACGCTCTTTGATGTCTCGCGCCATCGCGCGCGGCTGGCCGCCGAGGTTCGTCCGCTGCCCGCTCTGGAGCCCGGGCGCCTGGGTCCGCGGCGCCTCATGCGCATGGACCGGGCCGGACGGCTGCTGCTGGCGGCCGCCCGCGAGGCCGCCGAGATGGCGGGTGTCGCATCGGACCCCGACCGAGGCACATGGCCCGTGGCCCTCGCCACCACCAGCGCCGGCATGAATGCCGGTCAGGCGTACCTCCGACAGGCCGACCGCACCGCGTCGCGACGGCGCCAGTTCGAACGGCTCGACGACTATTTTGCCAACCGGCACATCGAGGATCTGGCGTCGGACCTTGGCTGGTCCGGGCCGGCAACCGTTCTCGCCAATGCCTGCGCGTCCGGCGCCAACGCCATCGGACACGCCTGGGAATGGATTCGGGCGGGACGCGCCCAGGTGGCCGTGACGGGTGGTTACGAGGCCCTGAGCGAACTGGTCTTTTCCGGGTTCGATTCCCTCCAGGCCCTTTCGACGACCTCGTGCCGGCCCTTCGACCGCCACCGGGATGGACTCGGACTGGGGGAAGGCGCAGCCATTCTCATCCTCGAGACTCTCGACCGCGCCCGGCGCCGGGGCGCCACCCCCCTGGGCGAACTGGTCGGGTACGGTGCCGCCACGGATCTTCACCATCTCACCCAGCCCGATCCCGAAGGGCGTGCGGCCCTGGCCGGCATGACGGAGGCCTGCGTCGCCGCCGGGGTCAGCGCTGCGGACGTGGACTACCTCAACGCCCACGGGACAGGCACGCCCCACAACGACGCCGCCGAAGCCGCGGCCATCCGTGCCTGGGCCGGCGACGACGCGGGGCGACTGGCCGTCAGTTCCACCAAGGGCGCCACCGGGCACCTTCTCGGAGCAGCCGGTGCGGTCGAAGCGGTGATCTGCCTCATGGCCCTGCGGGAACAATGGCTGCCACCCAACGCCCCCACGCTCGAACCCGATCCGGCCTGCGTCTTTCGCCTCCTCCGTGAACCGGGCCGGCCGGAGGGACCGCAGCGACTGGAACTGGCCTTGTCGAACTCCTTCGGCTTCGGTGGATCCAATGCCAGCCTGCTCTTCCGGAGGTGGCATGCGTGA
- a CDS encoding SDR family oxidoreductase, with the protein MTSPRVVLLTGANGGIGGAIVRAFLSEPDAPVLWLGWHRRRERLDALAHAAPGRLELVQLEVTSREHWDRAVAAILDRHGRLDVLINNAGGPRDSLLGTMPVADWEEVRATHLDAVFHGCQAVLPAMIAQRWGRIVNMASVSALLAPAGQANYAAAKAGVVALTRSLAKEVARIGITVNAVCPGYIETEALGALDPEARRSILQRIPARRLGRPEEVAAVVRFLACPDASYLTGSAVTVDGGIH; encoded by the coding sequence ATGACCTCACCGCGTGTTGTCTTGCTCACCGGTGCCAATGGCGGCATTGGCGGGGCGATCGTCCGGGCCTTCCTGTCCGAACCGGATGCCCCGGTCCTCTGGCTTGGCTGGCATCGCCGGCGCGAACGCCTGGACGCCCTCGCCCATGCCGCACCGGGGCGCCTGGAGTTGGTCCAGCTCGAGGTCACCTCCCGCGAGCACTGGGACCGCGCGGTGGCCGCCATCCTCGACCGGCACGGGCGCCTCGATGTCCTCATCAACAATGCGGGCGGACCCCGCGATTCCCTGCTCGGCACGATGCCGGTGGCGGACTGGGAGGAGGTGCGTGCGACCCATCTCGACGCCGTCTTCCACGGATGTCAGGCGGTCCTGCCCGCGATGATCGCCCAACGCTGGGGCCGGATTGTCAACATGGCCTCTGTCAGCGCCCTCCTGGCTCCCGCCGGTCAGGCCAATTACGCCGCCGCCAAGGCCGGCGTCGTGGCCCTCACCCGGTCCCTGGCCAAGGAAGTCGCCCGCATCGGCATCACGGTCAATGCGGTATGCCCCGGCTACATCGAGACCGAGGCGCTCGGGGCGCTCGATCCGGAGGCGCGACGGAGCATCCTCCAGCGGATCCCCGCGCGCCGCCTCGGACGCCCGGAGGAAGTGGCTGCGGTCGTCCGCTTTCTCGCTTGTCCGGACGCCTCCTACCTCACAGGGTCCGCGGTCACCGTCGATGGGGGAATCCACTGA
- a CDS encoding acyl carrier protein, with protein sequence MGESTEPPDSAASDELIRKMKALLVENLMLTMAPDDIGDTQPLFGPESLGLDSVDALQLVVALEKGFGLRIPDAGAAREVLQNVSTMAAAVRRGSV encoded by the coding sequence ATGGGGGAATCCACTGAACCGCCGGACAGCGCTGCCTCGGACGAGCTGATCCGGAAAATGAAGGCGCTCCTGGTCGAGAACCTGATGCTCACCATGGCGCCCGACGACATTGGCGACACCCAGCCGCTGTTCGGTCCCGAGAGTCTCGGGCTCGATTCGGTGGACGCCCTGCAGCTCGTCGTCGCGCTCGAGAAGGGATTCGGTCTGCGGATTCCCGACGCCGGCGCCGCCCGTGAGGTCCTTCAGAACGTCTCGACCATGGCGGCCGCGGTCCGGCGCGGCTCCGTGTGA
- a CDS encoding acetylxylan esterase — protein sequence MTRLGVAWVACWLGSLGALAAPGTGESPADAALRRYFAGETSRLEERARAGLERLARGGDERERLRQELLDMLGLWPMPERTPLQAVVAGKVEGDGFVVERLQFQSMPGLYVTGNLYRPAGAVGRLPGVLYVCGHAAVRTNGVSCGNKTAYQHHGMWFARHGYVCLTIDTLQLGEIEGDHHGTHRLGQWWWNSRGYTPAGVETWNGIRALDYLESRADVDAGRIGMTGRSGGGSYTWTTAAIDERVRVAAPVAGITDLRNHVVDGVVEGHCDCMYFVNTHQWDFAMKAALVAPRPLLIVNTDADTIFPLDGVQRVHAQVRRVYEALGAVDRLGLVIAPGPHRDTQDLQVPVFRWFNRHLKGEEPLIGEAAVRRLDPMALRVFGDLPEDQRNTTAQEWFGSAEGRGGIVGEGVARLRSLRERVFGGWPDEGSTGRMEKVEDRKVGSRRLRTWTFESQSDVPLRLDLVTAEDRPPGTLVLRVLDPRAAGVWAVRQLGDGWGRGEFEGEDATAWAFLAPRGIGEGGWSGDERKQVQIRRRFMLLGQTLDGMRIWDIRRGLAVLREVAPELARVELAAEGAMGVNALYAALFEPGVAGLDLQEWPASMREGPDYLNVGQVLDYPAAIEWARARGVAVRIGGR from the coding sequence ATGACCCGACTTGGAGTGGCATGGGTGGCGTGCTGGCTGGGGAGTCTGGGGGCGCTGGCAGCGCCGGGAACCGGGGAAAGCCCGGCGGATGCGGCCTTGCGACGTTACTTCGCCGGGGAGACATCCCGGTTGGAGGAGCGCGCGAGGGCGGGTCTGGAGCGGTTGGCCCGGGGCGGCGACGAGCGGGAACGGTTGCGACAGGAGTTGCTGGACATGCTGGGGCTCTGGCCGATGCCGGAACGGACGCCGTTGCAGGCGGTGGTGGCCGGGAAGGTCGAGGGGGACGGGTTCGTGGTGGAACGGCTCCAGTTCCAGTCGATGCCGGGCCTGTACGTCACGGGGAACCTCTACCGGCCGGCGGGAGCGGTGGGGCGCTTGCCGGGGGTGCTGTACGTGTGCGGGCATGCGGCCGTGCGGACCAACGGGGTGAGCTGTGGGAACAAGACCGCGTACCAGCATCACGGGATGTGGTTTGCGCGACACGGGTATGTCTGCCTGACGATCGACACGTTGCAGTTGGGGGAGATCGAGGGGGATCATCACGGGACGCACCGGCTGGGGCAGTGGTGGTGGAACTCGCGGGGTTACACGCCGGCGGGGGTGGAGACGTGGAATGGAATCCGTGCGTTGGATTACCTGGAATCGCGGGCGGATGTGGATGCCGGACGGATCGGAATGACGGGGCGGAGCGGCGGGGGGAGTTATACGTGGACCACAGCGGCGATCGATGAGCGGGTGCGGGTGGCGGCGCCGGTGGCGGGGATCACCGATCTCCGCAATCACGTGGTCGATGGCGTGGTCGAGGGGCATTGCGACTGCATGTACTTCGTGAACACGCACCAGTGGGATTTCGCGATGAAGGCGGCCCTGGTGGCGCCGCGCCCGTTGCTGATCGTGAACACGGATGCCGACACGATCTTCCCCCTGGACGGTGTGCAGCGGGTCCACGCGCAGGTCCGCCGGGTGTACGAGGCGTTGGGCGCCGTTGACCGGCTGGGGTTGGTGATCGCGCCGGGCCCGCATCGGGACACGCAGGACCTGCAGGTGCCTGTGTTCCGCTGGTTCAACCGGCATCTGAAGGGCGAGGAACCGTTGATCGGCGAGGCGGCGGTGCGACGCCTGGATCCGATGGCGTTGCGGGTGTTCGGGGATCTTCCGGAAGATCAGCGAAATACCACGGCGCAGGAATGGTTCGGATCGGCCGAAGGTCGGGGCGGGATTGTAGGGGAAGGCGTGGCGCGGCTGAGGTCGTTGAGGGAAAGAGTCTTCGGAGGCTGGCCGGACGAGGGATCGACCGGCCGCATGGAGAAGGTCGAGGACCGGAAGGTGGGATCGCGCCGTTTGCGGACGTGGACCTTCGAGAGCCAGTCGGATGTTCCGTTGCGGTTGGACCTGGTGACGGCCGAGGACCGGCCGCCCGGGACGCTGGTGCTTCGGGTTCTGGATCCCAGGGCGGCGGGAGTCTGGGCGGTGCGGCAATTGGGCGATGGCTGGGGGCGCGGGGAGTTTGAGGGGGAGGACGCGACCGCCTGGGCGTTCCTGGCGCCGCGCGGAATCGGAGAAGGGGGATGGTCGGGTGACGAACGGAAGCAGGTGCAGATCCGGCGCCGGTTCATGCTGCTGGGTCAGACCCTGGACGGCATGCGCATCTGGGACATCCGGCGCGGGTTGGCAGTCCTGCGCGAGGTGGCGCCGGAGTTGGCACGGGTGGAACTGGCGGCGGAAGGGGCGATGGGCGTGAACGCCCTGTACGCGGCGCTGTTCGAGCCCGGCGTCGCGGGGTTGGATCTGCAGGAGTGGCCGGCGTCGATGCGGGAAGGACCGGATTATCTGAATGTCGGGCAGGTGCTCGACTACCCCGCGGCGATTGAGTGGGCGCGGGCGCGCGGTGTCGCGGTGCGGATCGGCGGGCGCTAG